The following are encoded together in the Nocardia sp. XZ_19_385 genome:
- a CDS encoding TetR/AcrR family transcriptional regulator: protein MARSRTEAPPPRRRYAKRLLPADRREQLLDTALRIVTTAGFAEVTIAAVAEHGGVTRPVVYDSFGNRDELLAALIERETSRMRAAVGRALLAEPESGTRAREVLLAALGRFLSDVRTMPGTWRLVYFPIDGVPPLLRDHIRKARNEFRVPLRQLLGDWLAGRPPGERADEVDLDVFVELVQGCLQTLSRRVLDDPEQFGVERIIAAIDLMLGELP, encoded by the coding sequence ATGGCCAGGTCTCGGACCGAGGCGCCGCCACCCCGGCGCCGCTACGCCAAACGACTACTACCCGCCGACCGCCGCGAACAACTGCTCGACACCGCGCTGCGGATCGTCACCACCGCGGGGTTCGCCGAGGTCACCATTGCCGCGGTCGCCGAGCACGGGGGAGTCACCCGGCCGGTCGTCTACGACTCCTTCGGTAACCGTGACGAACTGCTGGCCGCGCTCATCGAACGCGAGACCTCCCGGATGCGCGCGGCGGTCGGCCGGGCACTGCTCGCCGAGCCCGAATCCGGTACGCGGGCAAGGGAAGTGCTACTCGCGGCGCTGGGGCGGTTCCTGTCCGATGTGCGCACCATGCCCGGCACCTGGCGGCTGGTGTACTTCCCGATCGACGGCGTTCCGCCGCTGTTGCGCGACCATATTCGCAAGGCGCGCAACGAATTCCGGGTGCCGTTGCGGCAGCTGCTGGGGGACTGGCTGGCCGGGCGTCCGCCGGGGGAACGGGCGGACGAGGTCGACCTGGACGTGTTCGTAGAGCTCGTGCAGGGTTGTCTGCAGACGCTGTCCCGTCGCGTCCTCGACGACCCGGAACAATTCGGTGTCGAACGGATCATCGCCGCGATCGATCTGATGCTCGGCGAATTACCCTGA